The following coding sequences are from one Oscillospiraceae bacterium window:
- a CDS encoding transposase, producing MSRGSREYSELGIYHIMFRGVNKQNIFEEDFDFKVMSDYIKELKKKFSFEIYAYCFMTNHVHLVLKENNMGDISLIMKNLLTKYALYYNNKYDRRGHLYESRYKSIPIMSNDYFFASVRYVHRNPVKAFVVEKIEDYNWNSYNEYITNYDGLADKDYLLNIIDLTQFKNIHYDASDDYDPFDKKHQDLMELRKHIVTNYKMEPEAIAELPSYQKRGIIAELRKTFTTTLISKITKIKESTLRNYQ from the coding sequence ATGAGCAGAGGAAGCAGAGAGTACAGTGAACTTGGCATATATCACATTATGTTCAGGGGAGTCAATAAACAAAATATTTTTGAAGAAGATTTTGACTTTAAAGTTATGTCGGATTACATAAAAGAACTCAAAAAGAAGTTTTCATTTGAAATATATGCGTATTGTTTTATGACTAATCATGTTCATTTAGTTTTAAAAGAAAACAATATGGGGGATATTTCACTTATTATGAAAAATCTTCTCACAAAATATGCTTTGTATTATAATAATAAATATGATAGACGTGGACATCTGTACGAAAGCAGGTATAAAAGCATTCCGATAATGTCGAACGATTACTTTTTTGCTTCAGTAAGATATGTTCATCGTAATCCGGTAAAAGCGTTTGTCGTTGAAAAAATAGAGGATTACAATTGGAACAGTTATAATGAATATATTACAAATTATGACGGACTTGCAGATAAGGATTATCTTCTTAATATAATCGATTTAACACAATTTAAAAATATTCACTATGATGCATCTGATGACTATGACCCCTTTGATAAAAAACATCAGGATCTTATGGAATTAAGAAAACACATTGTAACTAATTATAAAATGGAACCTGAAGCAATTGCGGAATTGCCATCCTATCAAAAAAGAGGAATAATCGCTGAATTGCGTAAAACCTTTACCACAACTCTTATTTCAAAAATAACTAAAATCAAAG
- the tuf gene encoding elongation factor Tu, giving the protein MAKAKFERTKPHVNIGTIGHVDHGKTTLTAAITKVLSLKGQAEFSAYDNIDKAPEERERGITISTAHVEYETENRHYAHVDCPGHADYVKNMITGAAQMDGAILVVSAADGPMPQTKEHILLSRQVGVPYIVVFMNKADQVDDEELLELVEMEIRELLNEYEFPGDDTPIVKGSGLKVLESTSTDPNAPEYACILELMAQVDSYIPTPDRKADLPFLMPVEDVFSITGRGTVATGRVERGQLKVSEEVEIVGLTDESRKVVVTGIEMFRKLLDYAEAGDNIGVLLRGVQRNEIERGQVLAKPGTITPHKKFQAQVYVLSKDEGGRHTPFFNNYRPQFYFRTTDVTGLITLPEGTEMCMPGDNVVMNVELITPIAIEEGLRFAIREGGRTVGSGAVISIVE; this is encoded by the coding sequence ATGGCAAAAGCTAAGTTTGAAAGAACCAAGCCTCACGTTAACATTGGTACTATCGGTCACGTTGACCATGGTAAAACAACTTTAACAGCGGCTATTACAAAAGTTTTAAGTTTAAAGGGCCAGGCAGAATTCTCTGCTTACGATAACATCGATAAGGCTCCGGAAGAAAGAGAAAGAGGTATCACTATCTCTACTGCTCACGTTGAATATGAAACAGAAAATCGTCACTATGCACACGTTGACTGCCCAGGACACGCCGACTACGTTAAAAACATGATCACTGGTGCTGCTCAGATGGACGGTGCTATCCTTGTTGTTTCTGCTGCTGACGGCCCAATGCCTCAGACAAAAGAACACATTCTTCTATCTCGTCAGGTTGGCGTTCCTTATATCGTAGTATTTATGAACAAAGCTGACCAGGTTGATGACGAAGAATTATTAGAATTAGTTGAAATGGAAATCAGAGAACTTCTTAACGAATATGAATTCCCTGGAGATGATACTCCAATCGTTAAAGGTTCAGGTCTAAAAGTTCTTGAATCAACATCTACTGATCCTAACGCTCCTGAATACGCTTGTATTCTTGAACTTATGGCTCAGGTTGACTCTTATATCCCAACTCCTGACAGAAAAGCTGACTTACCATTCTTAATGCCTGTCGAAGACGTATTCTCTATCACAGGTCGTGGTACTGTTGCTACAGGTAGAGTTGAAAGAGGTCAGTTAAAAGTTTCTGAAGAAGTTGAAATCGTTGGTTTAACAGACGAATCAAGAAAAGTTGTTGTAACAGGTATCGAAATGTTCAGAAAACTTCTTGACTATGCTGAAGCTGGGGACAACATCGGTGTTCTTTTAAGAGGTGTTCAGAGAAACGAAATCGAAAGAGGTCAGGTTCTTGCTAAACCAGGAACAATCACACCTCACAAAAAATTCCAGGCTCAGGTTTACGTTCTAAGTAAAGACGAAGGTGGTAGACATACTCCATTCTTCAACAACTACAGACCTCAGTTCTATTTCAGAACAACTGACGTTACAGGTCTAATCACATTACCAGAAGGCACAGAAATGTGTATGCCTGGTGATAACGTTGTTATGAACGTTGAACTTATCACACCAATCGCTATCGAAGAAGGATTAAGATTCGCTATTCGTGAAGGCGGAAGAACTGTTGGTTCAGGTGCTGTTATCTCTATCGTTGAATAA
- the fusA gene encoding elongation factor G codes for MPREFSLEKTRNIGIMAHIDAGKTTTTERILYYTGRVHKVGETHEGGATMDWMEQEQERGITITSAATTAQWKGHRINIIDTPGHVDFTVEVERSLRVLDGSVTVFCAKGGVEPQSETVWRQADKYGVPRMAYVNKMDIMGADFYNVVSMMKDRLSCNAVPIQLPIGSEDTFKGIVDLVEMNADVYYDEMGNDMRVEEIPADMKEKAEEYRNELLEAVAELDEDLMMKYLEGEEITTAEIKKALRQGTIDNKIVPVLCGTSYRNKGVQKLLDAVVDFMPAPVDIPAIKGVVPGTEEEQDRPADDNAPFSALAFKIMTDPYVGRLCFFRVYSGTLKSGSGILNSTKNNKERIGRILQMHANHREDIEMVYSGDIAAGVGFKNTTTGDTLCDEAHPIILESMEFPDPVIRVAIEPKTKAGQEKMGIALSKLAEEDPTFKTYTDDETGQTIIAGMGELHLEIIVDRLLREFKVEANVGKPQVSYKETIRKPVKIEHKYARQSGGKGQYGHVHLELIPQEPGTGYSFENKIVGGAIPKEYIPAVDAGVQGAMESGVLAGYNVVDVKVVLYDGSYHEVDSSEMAFKIAGSMAFKEGSRKADPVLLEPIMKVVVIVPEEYMGDVIGDINSRRGRLEGMEARQGAQQINAFVPLSEMFGYATDLRSRTQGRGNYSMEPSHYEEVPKSVGEKIIAQRTKKEE; via the coding sequence GTGCCAAGAGAATTTAGTTTAGAAAAAACAAGAAACATTGGTATTATGGCGCACATTGATGCTGGTAAAACAACCACTACCGAAAGAATTTTGTATTACACAGGTAGAGTTCATAAAGTTGGTGAAACCCACGAGGGTGGCGCTACTATGGACTGGATGGAACAGGAACAGGAAAGAGGTATTACAATTACTTCTGCTGCTACTACTGCTCAATGGAAAGGCCATAGAATCAATATCATAGATACTCCTGGGCACGTTGACTTCACTGTTGAAGTTGAACGTTCTCTTAGAGTTCTTGACGGTTCTGTTACTGTATTCTGCGCTAAAGGCGGAGTTGAACCTCAGTCAGAAACCGTTTGGCGTCAAGCTGATAAATACGGTGTTCCTCGTATGGCTTACGTTAATAAAATGGACATTATGGGTGCAGACTTTTATAATGTTGTATCCATGATGAAGGACAGATTATCTTGTAATGCTGTTCCGATTCAGTTACCAATAGGTTCTGAAGATACATTCAAAGGTATCGTTGACTTAGTTGAAATGAATGCCGATGTGTATTATGATGAAATGGGTAACGATATGCGTGTGGAAGAAATTCCGGCGGATATGAAGGAAAAAGCAGAAGAATACAGAAATGAACTTTTAGAAGCAGTTGCTGAACTTGATGAAGACCTTATGATGAAATATTTAGAAGGTGAAGAAATCACAACTGCAGAAATCAAAAAAGCATTAAGACAGGGTACAATCGATAACAAAATCGTTCCTGTTTTATGTGGTACTTCTTACAGAAACAAGGGTGTTCAGAAACTTCTTGACGCAGTTGTTGACTTTATGCCTGCACCGGTTGATATCCCTGCTATTAAGGGTGTTGTTCCGGGTACAGAAGAAGAACAGGACAGACCTGCTGATGATAACGCTCCTTTCTCAGCGTTAGCATTCAAGATTATGACCGACCCTTATGTTGGAAGACTTTGTTTCTTCAGAGTTTATTCAGGAACTTTAAAATCAGGTTCCGGTATCTTAAACTCTACTAAGAACAATAAAGAAAGAATTGGTAGAATTCTTCAGATGCATGCTAACCACAGAGAAGATATCGAAATGGTTTACTCAGGCGATATCGCTGCTGGTGTTGGTTTTAAAAACACAACTACCGGGGATACTCTTTGTGATGAAGCACATCCTATTATATTAGAATCAATGGAATTCCCTGATCCTGTTATCAGAGTTGCTATTGAGCCTAAAACTAAAGCAGGTCAGGAAAAAATGGGTATTGCCCTTTCCAAACTTGCTGAAGAAGACCCAACATTTAAAACTTATACTGACGATGAAACAGGTCAAACCATCATCGCAGGTATGGGTGAACTTCATCTTGAAATTATCGTTGACAGACTTTTAAGAGAATTCAAAGTTGAAGCAAATGTTGGTAAACCTCAGGTTTCTTACAAAGAAACTATCAGAAAACCTGTTAAAATTGAACACAAATATGCAAGACAGTCCGGTGGTAAAGGTCAGTACGGTCACGTTCATCTTGAACTTATTCCGCAAGAACCTGGTACAGGCTACAGTTTTGAAAACAAAATTGTCGGCGGTGCTATTCCGAAAGAATACATTCCTGCTGTTGACGCAGGTGTTCAGGGCGCTATGGAAAGCGGTGTCCTTGCAGGTTATAATGTAGTTGACGTTAAGGTTGTACTTTATGATGGATCTTACCACGAAGTTGACTCATCTGAAATGGCGTTTAAGATTGCCGGTTCAATGGCATTCAAAGAAGGTTCTAGAAAAGCAGACCCTGTTTTACTTGAACCAATAATGAAAGTTGTTGTTATCGTTCCTGAAGAATATATGGGCGATGTTATCGGCGATATTAACTCAAGAAGAGGTCGTCTGGAAGGTATGGAAGCACGTCAGGGTGCACAGCAAATCAACGCATTTGTTCCGCTTTCAGAAATGTTCGGTTACGCAACCGACCTTCGTTCCAGAACACAGGGCAGAGGTAACTATTCTATGGAACCAAGTCACTACGAAGAAGTGCCTAAATCCGTAGGAGAAAAAATTATTGCTCAAAGAACTAAGAAAGAAGAATAA
- the rpsG gene encoding 30S ribosomal protein S7, which translates to MPRKGNIPKREVLPDPLYNDVVVTKLINNIMLDGKKGVAQKIVYDAFDIVKEKSGKEPLEVFNEAMNNIMPLLEVKARRVGGATYQVPMEVRPERKQTLGLRWLTTYSRARNERTMRERLAGEILDAANATGGAVKKREDTHKMAEANKAFAHYRW; encoded by the coding sequence GTGCCAAGAAAAGGTAATATTCCAAAAAGAGAAGTTCTGCCTGATCCACTTTACAATGATGTAGTTGTTACAAAACTTATTAACAACATAATGTTAGACGGTAAGAAGGGTGTTGCTCAGAAGATCGTTTATGATGCATTCGACATTGTAAAAGAAAAATCAGGAAAAGAACCTTTAGAAGTTTTCAACGAGGCTATGAACAACATTATGCCACTTCTTGAAGTAAAAGCAAGAAGAGTCGGCGGTGCTACTTATCAAGTACCAATGGAAGTTAGACCTGAAAGAAAACAAACTCTTGGACTTCGTTGGTTAACAACATATTCAAGAGCAAGAAATGAAAGAACTATGCGTGAAAGACTGGCTGGTGAAATCCTTGATGCTGCAAATGCAACAGGCGGCGCAGTTAAGAAACGTGAAGATACTCATAAAATGGCTGAAGCAAATAAAGCTTTTGCTCATTACAGATGGTAA
- a CDS encoding 30S ribosomal protein S12 — protein sequence MPTFNQLVRKGRKSLVKKSTAPALQKGLNTLKKLPTDQSSPQKRGVCTSVKTTTPKKPNSALRKIARVRLTNGIEVSSYIPGIGHNLQEHSVVLIRGGRVKDLPGVRYHIIRGTLDTAGVANRNQARSKYGAKRPKAAK from the coding sequence ATGCCTACATTTAATCAGTTGGTAAGAAAAGGCAGAAAGTCACTTGTTAAAAAGTCAACTGCGCCTGCTCTTCAAAAAGGTCTTAATACCCTTAAAAAACTACCTACTGACCAGAGTTCTCCACAAAAGAGAGGTGTTTGTACATCAGTTAAAACTACAACACCTAAAAAGCCTAACTCAGCGCTTAGAAAAATTGCCAGAGTAAGACTTACAAACGGGATTGAAGTTTCTTCATACATTCCTGGTATTGGTCACAACTTACAGGAACACAGTGTTGTTCTTATAAGAGGTGGTAGAGTTAAGGATCTTCCTGGGGTACGTTACCACATCATCAGAGGTACACTTGATACCGCCGGTGTTGCTAACAGAAACCAAGCGAGATCTAAATACGGTGCAAAAAGACCAAAAGCTGCAAAATAA